One region of Deltaproteobacteria bacterium genomic DNA includes:
- a CDS encoding DUF882 domain-containing protein: MMPEHKLTRRAFLGAGLAAAGSLCLPTSVCAAIRRQLVPARSLSFYNLHTEEHLEVVYWQGGKYLAEGLAEINYILRDYRTGELHRIETRLLDLLYALREKICCRQPFQVISGYRSPATNAYLRKKSRAVAKHSLHIEGKAIDIRLAGYPLSRLRDTAASLRGGGVGYYPRSNFVHLDVGKIRYW, from the coding sequence ATGATGCCGGAGCATAAATTGACACGACGCGCCTTTCTGGGTGCAGGATTGGCGGCCGCCGGCAGCCTGTGCCTGCCGACTTCTGTGTGCGCTGCGATCCGCAGGCAGCTGGTCCCGGCGCGCTCCCTTTCTTTTTACAACCTCCATACAGAGGAGCATCTGGAGGTCGTTTATTGGCAAGGCGGCAAATATCTCGCAGAAGGACTGGCAGAAATCAACTATATCCTTCGGGATTATCGTACAGGCGAGCTACACCGCATCGAGACGCGTCTCCTTGATTTGCTTTATGCGCTCAGAGAGAAAATTTGCTGCCGCCAGCCTTTCCAGGTCATCTCCGGTTACCGCTCCCCTGCTACCAACGCCTACCTTCGCAAAAAAAGCAGGGCAGTAGCCAAACACAGTCTTCACATCGAGGGTAAAGCCATCGATATCCGGCTAGCGGGCTATCCTCTCTCTCGCCTGCGAGATACGGCTGCATCCTTGAGGGGTGGAGGAGTGGGCTATTATCCCCGCTCCAATTTCGTTCACCTAGACGTGGGAAAAATCAGATACTGGTAA
- a CDS encoding L,D-transpeptidase family protein, with the protein MKLDEVTSQPRFVCHGEIICGSLAIPRFYERRRFEPAWVTATGPRPEATALVEAIKLADRQGLRPEDYHLRSIEKLLAESTARQSEGKSLEAEHVAELDLLLTDAFLLYGSHLLAGRVNPETIHSEWLAFNRTADLAAILQEALTSHKIQETLAQLAPPHAGYKRLQQALLKYRQLERQGGWPLVAKGATLKKGVKDARISTLRLRLAITGDLTSALPGQQTLFDDVLEEAVIRFQKRNGLTEDGIVGRRTLAALNVPVQQRLRMLEMNMERWRWISRDLGRKYILVNIASFRAEVIEDHQQVLTSKVVVGRPFRRTPVFSGMMTYLVFNPTWNIPQVIAVKDILPKVRQDPQYLARQRIQVFQSWQEDAPQIDPTTVDWRLLNSHNFRYRLVQKPGPLNALGRVKFMFPNKFSVYLHDTPAQGLFKNARRGFSSGCIRIAKPIELATYLLRDDPNWSRQKILEVLASNRTLAVRLPEPMPVHLLYWTAWVDKEGVVNFRYDIYGRDAILEKALEERPPRP; encoded by the coding sequence ATGAAACTAGATGAAGTAACCTCGCAGCCGCGGTTTGTCTGCCATGGTGAAATAATCTGCGGTTCCCTGGCGATTCCCCGTTTTTATGAACGGCGTAGATTCGAGCCTGCCTGGGTCACGGCAACAGGCCCCAGGCCGGAAGCAACTGCTCTCGTCGAGGCAATCAAACTGGCAGACCGCCAGGGTCTGCGCCCTGAGGACTATCACCTGCGAAGCATAGAAAAGCTGCTTGCTGAGTCGACAGCGAGACAATCAGAAGGGAAATCGCTCGAGGCAGAACATGTTGCAGAGCTGGATCTGCTGTTGACGGATGCCTTTCTGCTGTATGGTTCTCATCTGCTGGCTGGAAGGGTAAATCCCGAGACTATTCACAGTGAATGGCTTGCTTTTAACAGAACAGCAGACCTGGCTGCAATTTTGCAGGAGGCCCTCACATCTCACAAAATACAGGAAACACTCGCGCAGCTGGCTCCTCCTCATGCCGGCTATAAGAGACTGCAGCAAGCCCTGCTAAAATACCGTCAGCTCGAGCGCCAGGGTGGCTGGCCGCTTGTTGCCAAAGGCGCAACACTGAAGAAGGGTGTGAAAGATGCACGAATCAGCACACTCCGGCTTCGTCTGGCAATTACCGGTGATCTCACCTCGGCGCTGCCGGGGCAGCAGACCCTGTTCGATGACGTTCTAGAAGAGGCAGTCATCCGCTTTCAGAAGAGAAACGGCTTGACAGAGGACGGCATTGTGGGCCGCCGTACTCTGGCGGCCCTGAATGTACCGGTGCAGCAGCGCCTCCGGATGCTGGAGATGAACATGGAGCGCTGGCGGTGGATCTCCCGTGATCTCGGCAGGAAGTACATCCTGGTAAATATTGCCAGTTTCAGGGCCGAGGTCATCGAAGATCACCAACAGGTGCTGACCAGCAAGGTGGTGGTGGGCAGGCCCTTCCGCCGCACGCCAGTTTTCAGCGGCATGATGACCTATCTGGTTTTCAATCCTACCTGGAATATTCCTCAGGTTATTGCGGTGAAAGATATTTTGCCAAAGGTGCGGCAGGATCCTCAGTATCTGGCCAGACAGAGAATCCAGGTCTTCCAGAGTTGGCAAGAGGATGCGCCGCAGATCGATCCGACAACAGTGGACTGGCGCCTGCTCAACAGCCATAATTTCAGGTACAGGCTGGTGCAGAAGCCAGGACCATTGAATGCGCTGGGACGGGTGAAGTTCATGTTTCCCAACAAGTTCAGTGTGTACCTGCACGACACCCCGGCTCAAGGCTTGTTCAAAAACGCCCGCAGAGGTTTCAGTTCGGGGTGCATTCGCATTGCCAAACCAATAGAGCTGGCTACTTACCTGTTGAGAGACGATCCCAACTGGAGTCGTCAAAAAATCCTGGAGGTCCTTGCCAGCAACCGCACCCTGGCTGTTCGGTTGCCCGAGCCCATGCCAGTTCACCTGCTCTACTGGACTGCCTGGGTAGACAAAGAGGGCGTGGTCAATTTTCGTTATGACATTTACGGGCGTGATGCAATTCTGGAAAAGGCACTCGAAGAGAGGCCGCCCAGACCGTGA
- a CDS encoding catalase, whose amino-acid sequence MAAKKKILTTAFGIPVADDQNSLTAGARGPVLMQDVHLLEKLAHFDRERIPERVVHAKGAGAYGYFEVTADVTKYTRAKFLSEVGKRTEVFVRFSTVGGEKGSPDSARDPRGFAIKFYTEEGNYDMTGNNTPVFFIRDPLKFPDFIHTQKRHPATNLPDADMFWDFLSLTPESIHQVTILFSDRGTPKNYRHMNGYSSHTFKWYNSKGEYFWVQYHFKTDQGIENLTREEATRLAGEDPDQATRDLYQAIEQGDYPSWTMQVQILTPEQAREFAWDIFDITKVWPHAEVPPIEVGRLVLNRNPENYFAEVEQAAFSPGNLVPGIAASPDKMLQARLFSYHDTHIHRLGPNYHLLPVNAPKAAPEMSYQRDGFMRFDANGGGGPNYWPNSFGGPAPDPAAAEPPFAVSGEADRHAVTHPNDDFVQAGNLYRDVMTEQDRQHLVGNIVDHLGNAMKRLQYRQTAIFFKADPDYGRRVGEKLGLDMNEVERLAQMSNEERAEATREGSY is encoded by the coding sequence ATGGCAGCAAAGAAAAAGATTTTGACCACCGCATTTGGGATACCTGTGGCGGATGATCAGAACAGTCTCACCGCTGGGGCACGAGGACCGGTGTTGATGCAGGATGTCCACCTGCTCGAAAAACTGGCGCACTTCGACCGGGAGCGCATTCCAGAGAGAGTGGTGCATGCCAAGGGCGCCGGCGCTTACGGCTACTTTGAAGTTACTGCGGATGTGACCAAGTACACCAGGGCAAAGTTCCTTTCAGAGGTGGGCAAACGCACCGAAGTATTCGTGCGCTTTTCCACGGTAGGTGGTGAGAAGGGCTCCCCGGACTCCGCTCGCGATCCGCGGGGTTTTGCCATCAAATTTTACACTGAGGAAGGAAACTATGACATGACAGGGAACAATACACCGGTCTTCTTTATCCGCGACCCGCTGAAGTTCCCGGATTTCATTCACACTCAAAAACGCCATCCGGCTACCAATCTGCCTGATGCCGACATGTTCTGGGATTTTCTCTCTCTCACGCCAGAGTCCATCCATCAGGTGACCATCCTTTTTTCAGACCGCGGCACCCCGAAAAACTATCGCCACATGAACGGCTACTCCAGCCACACCTTCAAATGGTACAACAGCAAGGGGGAGTACTTCTGGGTTCAGTACCACTTCAAGACAGACCAGGGCATTGAGAACCTGACCCGTGAGGAGGCCACCAGACTGGCCGGCGAGGATCCTGACCAGGCTACCCGCGACCTTTACCAGGCCATTGAGCAGGGTGACTATCCTTCCTGGACCATGCAGGTGCAGATCCTGACCCCCGAGCAAGCCAGGGAGTTTGCCTGGGACATCTTTGACATTACCAAAGTGTGGCCTCACGCTGAGGTGCCACCCATTGAAGTGGGCCGACTGGTGCTGAATCGCAACCCAGAAAACTATTTTGCCGAAGTTGAGCAGGCCGCATTCAGTCCCGGGAATCTGGTGCCGGGGATAGCAGCCTCTCCAGACAAAATGCTCCAGGCGAGGCTTTTCTCCTATCATGATACCCACATTCATAGGCTGGGGCCCAACTATCACCTGCTGCCTGTAAACGCACCCAAGGCAGCTCCCGAGATGAGCTATCAGCGTGACGGCTTCATGCGTTTTGATGCCAACGGTGGTGGCGGACCGAACTACTGGCCGAACAGTTTTGGCGGCCCAGCACCCGATCCAGCAGCAGCTGAACCTCCCTTTGCTGTTTCCGGTGAAGCGGATCGCCACGCCGTCACTCATCCAAATGATGATTTTGTCCAGGCCGGCAATCTCTACCGGGATGTCATGACAGAGCAAGATCGCCAGCACCTTGTCGGCAACATAGTGGATCATCTGGGCAATGCTATGAAGCGCTTGCAGTACCGGCAGACCGCCATATTTTTCAAAGCGGATCCGGACTACGGCCGGCGGGTTGGCGAGAAACTCGGCCTGGATATGAACGAGGTGGAACGTCTTGCTCAAATGTCGAATGAAGAGCGGGCTGAAGCAACCAGAGAAGGCAGCTACTAG
- a CDS encoding transcriptional repressor, translating into MLVYLDEQIDNSDERLRAFERVCRENGLSITPQRVVIYKELISSGQHPSAVMIFNSVRKYLPNISLDTVNRTLQTFHKIGLAKLVESSGDPKRFDPNLEPHHHFRCLECGKIVDFKNPSYDALEIPAQIAKRFVVVEQVVHLEGYCDVCKSR; encoded by the coding sequence ATGCTAGTGTACCTGGATGAGCAAATCGACAACAGTGATGAGAGGCTGCGCGCCTTTGAGCGCGTCTGCCGTGAAAATGGCCTCAGCATCACTCCTCAAAGGGTTGTTATCTACAAAGAGTTGATATCGTCCGGCCAGCATCCCTCAGCGGTGATGATTTTCAATAGTGTGAGAAAATACCTGCCCAACATTTCCCTGGATACGGTAAACCGCACATTGCAGACATTCCACAAGATCGGACTGGCAAAGCTGGTGGAGAGTTCTGGTGACCCCAAGAGATTTGATCCAAACCTTGAGCCGCATCACCATTTCCGCTGTCTCGAATGTGGCAAAATAGTGGATTTCAAGAATCCATCATATGACGCCCTCGAGATTCCGGCACAGATAGCAAAAAGATTTGTTGTTGTGGAGCAGGTGGTTCATCTGGAGGGCTATTGCGATGTTTGCAAGTCCAGATGA